The genomic window GACCACGAGGCGAGGGTGAGCCTCGAGCGCCGGGACGTCGTGCCGTCGGCGGACTTCCGCCTGGTCTACTCGCTCGGCGACGGCGCGATCGGGGCCTCGGTCCTGAGCTACCGGCCGAGCGCCGGCGAGGACGGATATTTCCTGCTCCTGGCCAGCCCGGAGGTCAAGGCGGCGGACAGCCGGCCGCTCCCCAAGACGGTGGTCTTCGTCCTGGACCGCTCCGGCTCGATGGCGGGCAAGAAGATCGAGCAGGCGCGGAAGGCCCTGAAGTCGGTCCTGAACAACCTGCGCGAGGATGACCTGTTCAACATCGTGGTCTACGACGACCGCTCCGAGAGCTTCCGGCCGGAGCTCCAGCGGTACACGTCGCGGACGAGGGAGGAGGCCGAGCGCTTCGTGGAGAACATCCGCGAGGGGGGCTCCACCAACATCGACGCGGCGCTCAAGGATGCGCTGGCGATGATCCGGGACGACTCGCGGCCCAGCTACGTGCTCTTCCTCACCGACGGCCTGCCGACGGCCGGCGAGACCCAGGAGCTGAAGATCGCCGAGAACTGCCGCCGGGACAACCTGCGCCGGGCCAAGATCTTCTCCTTCGGCGTCGGCTACGACGTCAACGCCCGGCTCCTCGACCGCCTGAGCGGCGGCAACGGCGGGACGAGCGAATACGTCAAGCCCGACGAGGACATCGAGGCCCACGTCGGCCGCTTCTACGCCAAGCTGACGAGCCCTGTCCTCGTCGACACCCGCATCGAGCTCTCCGGGACCGACGTCAACCGGACCTACCCCCGCGACGTGCCCGACCTCTTCGACGGCGGCCAGATCGTGTGGGTGGGCCGCTACCGGCAGTCGGGGCCGACGACGGTGCGGATCGGCGGCAAGGTCGGCGGCGAGCGCCGGTCGTTCGAGTTCCCCGCCGAGCTGGCCGAGGCGGGCCGCGGCGGCGGCCACGACTTCGTGGAGCGGATCTGGGCCACGCGACGCGTCGGCTATCTGATCGATCAGATCGACATGTCCGGGCAGAATCGCGAGCTGATCGACGAGCTCGTGGGCCTGAGCACGAAGTACGGGATCATGACGCCGTACACCTCGTTCCTGGCCGACGAGCGCGTGCCGCTGGCCGCGGCGACGGCGAACGCCATGAGGGCCGGGGAGTCGGCCCAGGCGCTCGGCTCGGTGAGCGGCGAATTCGGGGTCTCCCAGCGCGGGCTGAAGCAGGGCTACATGCAGGCCGACCGGGCCGCCGCGGCCGGGGCCTTCGCCGAGTCGGAACGGTTCGCGCATCACGCGATGAGGGACATGGGCGGGTACGGGCCCGTTCCCGGCATGGGGGGCGCGGGCATGGGGGGCATGATGGGCGGCCGGGCCGGCGGCGCGCCGGCCCGCCCCCAGGCCTCCGCCAAGGCGGCCAGCTCCGCGCCGGAGGGCTTCGGCCGGCGGGCCGATGGCAAGGATGAATCCAGGCTGGCCGAGGGCCGGGCGACGGTCCGCCAGCTCGGCGCCAAGACCTTCTATTACAAGGACAATCGCTGGATCGACTCGACCGTCAAGCCGGACGAGGACGCGAAGGCCCGGCGGATCCGCCAGTTCAGCGACGAGTTCTTCGCCCTGGCCAGGTCCCAGTCCGCCGAGGTCAACCAGTACCTGACCTTCGGCGAGCCGGTGACCGTCAATCTGGACGGCACGGTCTACCGCATCGATCCCGACGAGGCGCGGCCCTGAGCCGGCCGGACCGGTCGCCCGCGAGGCCGCCCGGGGCGATCCCCCCGGGCGGCCTCGCGCCGGCGGGTCGGGTCACTTGCGGAGCATGTACACCGAGACGATCTCGGGGCGGATGACCTTGTCGCCGGCCTGGAATCCCGGGCGATGGCGGACGGCGACGGTGCGGGTCTGCTCGGGCAGGTCGGTGGGGACGGTCGTCACGGCCCGCTGGCGCCGGGGGTCGAACTCCTCGGCCTCGTTGCGGTAGGGCTCCACGCCCTGGCGGTAGAGGATGTCCTCGATCGCCGTGCGGATCGACTCGAACGCGCCCCGCACCGCGGCGGAGCGGGCCTCGTCCTCGGCCGGCTGGGCGTCGGCCATCTTGCCGATGTCGTCGTGGAGCTGGATCAGGTCGATGAAGATCGGCCGCTGGACCTTCAGGAGCAGGTCCTGCTTGTACTCCTGGAGCTCGGCGTGGAGCCGATCGACGACGCGTTCCCGGGCGGTCTCGGCGCGGACCTCGCGGTCGAAGATCGCCTGCAGCGTCGAGAACTTCTGCTCCAGGGCGATCCCCAGCTGGCTGATCGCCGCGGCGATCCTCGCCGTGGAGTCGACGGCCGGCGGCTCCGGATGCGGCCGGAGCATGTGCGGGATCATCACCTCCTCCGTCTCCTCCTCCTCTTCTTCGACGTCCAGGGGCACGGGGACTTCGCTCAACCTGGGGCCCTCCGCGGGCTCGGGGCCCTCGGCGAGAGGGGCGCCGGCGGGGACCTGCGGCCATTCCCCGGTGTCCCCGGGCCCCGGCCCCTCGGCCCCCTTCGAGGGCCCCTCGTCCGATCGTTCGTTCTCGGGCATCGTCTCCGCTCCAGGCCGGGACGCGGGGGCGGGCCCGCGCGATCCGGCCATCGAGGTCCCCGGCGGCAGCGTCCTTGTGCTGGGCCCCGGCCAGGTTACACTGGCGGACGCATTCCGTCGTGCGAGTCATCTATGGCGATCCGCCCCCGCCCCGCACGGCGGGGCGACGAGGAGTCACCGACAATGAGGAAAAGCCTGCTCTCCTTCGCGCTCTTGCTGACCGCCGCCGCGCCCGGCCGCGCCGCCGAGGACGGCGAAGGCCCGCCGGCCACCGCGTGCGGCGCGAAGCCCCCCGCGGGCGCCGTGGTCCTGCTCGGCCAGGGCAAGCCCGAGGGCTGGGTCGGCTCCGACGGCAGGGCGCCGATCGACTGGCCCTTCGCCGATGGAATTCTCACGGTCGGGCACGGCGATATCAAGACCGAGAAGACCTTCGGGGACTTCGAGTTGCACCTCGAGTTCAACGTCCCCTACATGCCGCAGGCCCGCGGGCAGGCCCGCGGCAACAGCGGCGTCTACCTCGCCGGCAACCATGAGCTCCAGGTCCTCGATTCCTACGGCCTGCCCACGGAGAGCCACGAGTGCGGCGCGATCTATTCGCAGGTCGCCCCCTCCGTGAATGCCTGCAAGCCGCCGCTCCAGTGGCAGGCCTACAGCGTGATCTTCCGCAAGGCCCGGGTGGAGGGCGGCAAGGTCGCGAAGAAGGCGCGCGTGACCGTCTTCCAGAACGGCACGAAGATCATCGACGACGCGGAGGTCGTGCCGACGCCCGGCGGCCTCGGGAATCCCGAGGGCTCCGACGGCCCGCTGCTCCTCCAGGACCATGGCAACAAGGTCCAGTACCGGAACATCTGGATCAGGCCGCTGGGCTGAGCCCCGGGCGCCCACGGCCCCGGGCCCCGCGTCATCGCCGGGGCCCGGGGCCGCGAAGGGCCGCGGCGGGGCGCGACGCGTCCGGCCCGGTCAGGCGCCCGCCGCGGATCGCAGGGCCGCGAGGGCGGGCTCGTAGTCCGGCTCGGACCCGATCTCCGGGACGTACTCCGCATAGGTGACCTTGTTGGACGGGTCGACGACGAACACCGCCCGCGCCAGCAGGGGGATGGGCAGCCCCTGGATCAGCACGCCGTAGTGCTGGCCGAAGCTGTGGTCGTGGACGTCGGACAGGTTGGAGAGGTTCTCGATGCTGGCCTCGGTGCAGAACCGTGCCTGGGCGAACGGCAGGTCCAGGCTCACCGTGTAGGCCGCGACCTTGTCGGCGAGGGCCTTGAGCTCCTCGGCGAACCGCTTCGTCTGCTTGTTGCAGACCGGGGTGTCCAGCGACGGGACGACGTTGAACAGTCGGGCCTTGCCCGCGGTGTCCGCCAGCTTCACGACGGCGAGCCCGGCCCCCACGCACTCGAAGTCCGGGGCCGCGTCGCCCGGCTTCAGCCTCGGGCCGACCAGCTCGATCGGGTTCCCCTTGAAGGTCACTTCGCCCTTGCGCGTCTCTGCCATGGCTCTCATTCCTGCTCGGGTGAGGATTCGCCGGCGGCCCCGGCGGGGCCCACGAGCCGTTAGGGTAGCCTCGCCGTTGGTGCAGACGCAAGCGGTCCGCATCGCCTAGAATGGGCCGATCAGGCGTGCCCGGCCCGTCGCCGGCCGCGCCGTCTCGAGGCGGAGGCGCGGGCGCAAGGGCCCGATCACGATGGCATCGAACCGCACGCCCTATACGTATGACGTGATCGTGGTGGGCGCCGGCCACGCCGGGATCGAGGCCGCGCTGGCGGCCGCGCGCACCGGCTCGCGCACGGCCTTGCTGACGATGAACTGCGACACGGTCGGGCAGATGAGCTGCAACCCGGCCATCGGCGGCGTGGCCAAGGGGCAGATCGTCCGGGAGATCGACGCCCTGGGCGGCGCGATGGGGCTGCTCACGGACGCCTCGGCCATCCAGTTCCGGCTCCTCAACCGGGGCAAGGGGCCGGCGATGCACAGCCCGCGCGCCCAGTGCGACAAGAAGGCCTATCAGCGCCTGGCCAAGCTCCTGGTCGAGCGTCAGCCCGGCCTCTCCCTCCGCCAGGAGATGGTCGAGGCCGTCGAGGTGGATGGTTCCGGCCGGGTGGCCGGGATCCGCTGCCGGGGCGACGTCACCTACCGGGCCCGGGCGGTCGTCCTCACCACGGGCACCTTCCTCCAGGCCCTGATGCACACCGGCGAGGTGAAGACCCCAGGCGGCCGGGGGGGGGACGCGGCCGCAATCGGCCTGTCGGGCAGCCTCCGGGAGCTCGGCTTCGAGCTCCGGCGGTTCAAGACCGGGACGCCGCCCCGGCTCAACGGCAGGACCATCGACCTCGCCCGGCTGGAGCCGCAGCCCGGCGACGCCGACCCGGTGCCCTTCTCGTTCCTGACCGGCTCTATCGCGGCGGGTCAGCTCGACTGCCACATCACCTACACCAACCCCGAGGTCCACGAGATCATCCGCGCCAACCTCCACCGGGCGCCGATGTACTCGGGGCAGATCCGGTCCACGGGCCCTCGCTACTGCCCGTCGATCGAGGACAAGGTCGTCCGCTTCTCGGATCGGGACGCCCACCAGATCTTCCTCGAGCCGGAAGGCCGCGACACGCTGGAGTACTACTGCAACGGCATCTCCACCAGCCTGCCGCGGGACGTCCAGGATGAGGTGATCGCCCGGATCCCCGGCCTGGAGCACGCCGAGGTCCTGCGATACGGCTACGCCGTGGAGTACGACTACGCCCCCCCGGAACAGCTCACCCCCAGCCTCGAAACCAAGTCGATCCCGGGACTCTACTTCGCCGGCCAGATCAACGGCACGACCGGATACGAGGAGGCCGCCGCCCAGGGGCTCATGGCGGGACTGAACGCCTCGCACTCCGCCAAGGGGGAGACGCCGGTCGTCATCGATCGCTCGAAGGCGTACATCGGCGTCCTGATCGACGACCTGGTCACCCGAGGCGTGGACGAGCCGTACCGCATGTTCACGAGTCGCGCCGAATATCGGCTGCTGCTCCGCCACGACAACGCGGACCTCAGGCTCACCGAGATCGGCCGCGAGGCCGGGCTCGTGGACGACGCCCGCTGGGCCGCCTTCCAGTCGCGCCGGGATGCGATCCGCGGCCTCCGCGAGCGGCTGGCGACCACGAGGCGGGGCGGGACGACCCTCTTCCAGGTCCTGCGACGGCCGGAGACCACCTGGGAAGACCTGTGCGAGCTCGACGGCTCGCTCCGGGAGAGTCCCCTTGCCGCCGACGTAATCGCCCAGGTCGCGACCGAGGCGAAGTACGACGGCTATATTGGGCGACAAACGGACCAGATCGAGCGTTTCAGGCGGCTCGAGGAGAAGCCGATCCCGCGGGAGATCGACTACTTCGCCATCCCCCAGCTCCGCGCGGAGGCCCGCGAGAAGCTCGACCGCATCCGCCCCCAGTCGATCGGGCAGGCCGGGCGGATCAGCGGGATCAGCCCCTCGGACATCGCCACGCTCCTCATCCACCTGAAGCGGAAGGCCCCGTCCGTGCCAGCCTGACGAGCGCCCCGGCGGGTGTCACTCCGTCAGCGGATGTCGGCCGGCCGGCAGGTCGTGCCGGCCTCTCCGAAATGTTTAAGACTCATCACCCCTCGGCAGGGCCATGCCGCCGCCCGCTCCCCGGAGCGGCCATCCCGCCCCCCTTGCTCAGGCGTCTGGCGTTGCTCGCCCCCCGGGGACCGGATCTGTTGCCGATCTTGTCATCGCGCCGCCATTGCCACTCCCTTGTCAGGCGGTCCACCCTTCCCCAAACCGCGACGTCGAAATTTCACTCGGCCCTCTTTTTTTCGCTAGGTTCCCACTCCGGGACTCTGCTAAAACATCGTGGGGCTGACCGACGACGACCTGACAAGCTGTGCAGCTTGGGTGGTCGCGATCGACTTCGGTCATCTGGATTGACAATTTCGGGTCGTATTTTACAATTGGGCAAATCGGCAATCTCGGCAATATCTACAGGCTTCGCAAGATTTGCGGTTTACGCGAGGCCTGGGAACGACTCTCCCGAGACCCCGCGAACGCATTCCTTATTGTCGGGTGCCACCACAACGGATTGTTGCATGGAGGCAGATCGAGGCCTGGACGTGCTGGCCTTGCCGGCGTCGCCGGCAGCGTGAGGACACCGCCCCGGTCTTGATCGATCAAATCGGGACTACAACGACATGAAGACGGTCTATACGACGGGCGAAGCCGCGAAGATCTGCAAGGTCAGCCAGCAGACCATCATCCGGTGCTTCGACTCGGGCCAGCTCAAGGGATTCCGGGTGCCCGGCTCGAGGTTTCGTCGAATCCCTCGCGAGTCGCTCTACCGCTTCATGAGGGAGAACAACATCCCGACCGACGCCCTGGAGAGCGGGCGGCGGCGGATCCTCGTGGTGGACGACGACCAGGCCGTGGTGGACCTGATCTCCGACGTCCTGTCGAGCGACGACCGCTTCGAGTACAAGGTCGTCAACAACGGCTTCGGCGCCGGGATGCTCGCCAAGGAGTACCATCCGGAGTTGATCATCCTCGACGTGATGCTGCCGGACATCAACGGCCAGGCGGTCTGCGAGCTGATCCGCAGCGACCCGAGCATGGCGGACATCAAGATCATCTGCATCTCGGGGATGGTCGAGGAGGACCGGATCGAGGAGCTCCTCAAGTCCGGCGCGAACGATTTCCTGCACAAGCCGCTCGATATCGATGAACTCGTGCGGCGGATCTGCCGACACTTGGACATGGAGACCAGCGCCATCGCCTGAGCGGAGCCCAGGCCGGATCCCGCCAGTCGGGATCGCGAGGGGGAGGAGCGGTCGGGAAGGAGCCCGAAGACAGTGCGGGGCCATCCTGGGCGGAACACGGCGACCCACGACCTGCGCCTGCGCGTGGACGCCCTGGAGCACCTGCCCGTCCGAGCCGCCACCGCCCGGCACGTGCTCGCGGAGGTCGCCCCGGCGGACGAAGACGGCCCGACGCGGCCGGCCGCGAAGCCCGGCCGTTCCCCGGCCGACCTCGATCCCGGCTGGGTGCTCGGCGAGGCGTCGGGGCGGGCGGAGCCGGATCCGCTCCGCCTCGTCTCGGAGCGTGCCTGGTGGCCGGTGGCCCACGCCTCCGGGGCTCGCGGCGAGGCCTTCCAGCTGCTCTGGCGGCACTCGATCGCCGTGAGCCTCGCCGCGCGGACGATCGCTCGCGAACGCGGGGAGCCGGACCCGGTACGCTACCAGCGGGCCGGGATGCTGCACGGCCTCGCCCTCTGGGCCGTCGCGGCCGCCGACCCGGACTGGCTCGTCCGGTGGCTCGGCGAGCCGGACCGACGGGCCCGCGGGGAGCTCGAGCGGTCGCACCTGGGGACCGACCTGCCCGACCTGGGACGGCGGCTGGCGGAGCGATGGGGCTGCGAGCCGGACGTCGTGGACGCCGCCTGGCTCCACGACCCCTCCAGCGGGCCGTTCGCGGACGCGGCCTCGGATCCGGGCCGGCTGGCGATCATCCGCGAGGCGTATCTCCGGGCCGAGGGCACGCCGTGGTCGCTCTCGGACGCGTCCCGGCGGGAGGCTATGCCCCAGGAGCCGCACCTCCGCATCCTGGTGGCCGAGGTCCAGTCGCGATGCGGATCGCTCTTCGCGTCGGCGGACGCGACGCCTCACGAGGAGGCCCTCGCGCGTCGGCACGCGCGGGCCCTCCTCCGCCTCCGCGCGGCGGAGAGGTTGTGCGCCAGCCAGGGGCGGCTGCTCCACGCCATCTCCACGTCCGGGCCCGTCGAGACCCCGGAAAGCTGGGCCGCCCGCGCCGGCACGATCTGGTGCGCCGAGCCCGAGGTCAGCACGGCCCGCGTCTCGTGGGAGCCCGCGACGCCGCGAGGGTCGGCCGGGGCGGCGAGGCCTGAAGGATCCTGCCCGGAGCCGACGTCCCCGGCCAGGCCGCCCTCGGCGCGGCTCTCCCTCGGCCGCGGGGCCGGCCCAACGGCGGAGGTGGAGCTCTGGTGCGACCCGGCCCAGCCGGGGATCGACGAGCGGCTCGCCGGATCCGTGCTCGTCGGGGCCTGGGAGAGCTGGGCGTCCGCCGTCGCGTCCCGCGCCGAGGCCGAGCGGAAGCTCCAGGCCGTGGTCGCGAGCGCCCGCGACCACGTGGCCGACGAGGCGCTGCGGCTCCAGGCCGCCAAGCTCGATGCCCTCGCGGAGTTCGCCGCCGGCGCCGGCCATGAGCTGAACAACCCGCTGGCGGTCATCGTCGGGAGGGCCCAGCTCCTGCTGGCCCGCTCGCCCGACGCGGAGTCTTCCCGCTCGCTGGGGATCATCCTGAACCAGGCGCAGCGGACGCATCGGATCCTCCGGGACCTGATGTCCGTGGCGCGTCCGCAGCCCCCCCGGTACCGGGCCTGCCGGCCCTCCGAGCTGCTCCGGCTCGGCGTGGAGGGCGTCCGCGAGGAATGCGAGGCGCTCGGCATCCGGCTGCACGCGGACGTCGAGGCCGCCGACGCGCCGGCCTGGGCGGATCCCGAGATCCTGACGCAGCTCGCCGACTCGCTCCTGAAGAACGCCATCCAGGCCACGCCGCCGGGCGGGGAGATCGCCGTGAGGGCGCGCCTCAAGGAAGGGGAATTGAGGCTGACCGTCGCCGACACGGGGCGGGGGATCAGCGGGCAGGACGCGCAGCACCTGCTCGATCCGTTCTACTGCGGTCGGCAGGCGGGGCGGGGCCTCGGCCTGGGGCTGGCCCGCGCCGCCCGGTCGCTCGAGCTGATCGGCGGGGCCCTGACCTGGACCTCGTCCCCGGGCCAGGGCTCGACGTTCGCCGTCCGGCTGCCGCTCCGAAATGTCCCCGACGAGCCGGCCGAGAGGGCCAGGTCGGAGCGGGTCGCCTGAAAGTCGCGAGGCGTTGCCGAAAAATCAGGCACTCTGGGCGTGCGTCATCATGCCGTCCGCGACGGCATGGCAGTCGGGGCAGAGGAAGGTCACGTTCAGCGGCTCGGCATAATCCCAGTGGTGCCGCTGGAGCCGTCCCCGGCGACGGCACCACGAACAGCAGTGAGGTCGTGCGATCAGGCCCAGCGTCTCCCCCAGCGCGGCCGCGTAGCGGGCCGACCGGGTCCGAATCCGCCTGGGGCGGAGGGCATCCAGACTGATCTCCAGGTGCCGCGTGAGACGGGCGAACAGGGCGCGATGGCGATCCCGCTTCCGCTTCTTCATGGTTCGCAACCTGTGAAAGGAGCCCAGGAGCAAGGACGGACGCAACGAAGGTGCTCGCCCCGGGGTGGTCCTCCAAGGCGAGTCACGCACGCCTAGCACGAACCTATCTAGATTATGAGCAAAACCTATACCGGCGACAATATGTCAACGTGCTCAAGAGATTCGCGCGCGGCCATGAGCGAGGGTTGCGACGATCCTTCCGGGAATCCGGACACGCGGCGGCCGGCGAGGTTCGACCACGTGCAGGCCGGCGCGCCCGCCGGCCGCCCGGGCCAGGCGCCCCGCGCGCACGCGGGCTGAGGGCCCTGCGGCCGGCCCGCCCGGCGCGACGCGACGCGGCCGGGGCGGAGGCCGGCGCCGTCGCGCGGGCCCCTCGAGCGAGCATCGGCCGGCGGTGATCCGATCGGATTGAGGGCGGCCCGGCTCAGCCCCGGAAGAAGTGCTCGCGGGCCAGGAGCGAGGCGCCCAGGACGCCGGCGTCGTCGCCGAGCGCGGCCCTCTCGATCCGGATCGTGGACGAGGTGTCGGTGATGATCTGCGCCCGGGCCACGTTGCGGACGTGGTCCACCCAGGGGTCGCCCATCGCGTTGACCACGCCCCCGCCGATGACGACGATCTCCGGCCCCAGGACGTTGACGAGGCCGCCGAGGCCGAGCCCCAGGTAGTGCGCCGCGCGCTGGACGGCCTTGACGGCGACGGGGTCCTTGGCGGCCACGGCCTCCGCCAGGTCTCCGCTCTTGAGCCGGCCCTTGCGGGCGATCTTGTCCTTGAGGACCGTCGGCGTCCCCTTGCGGATGGCCTTGGCGATCCGCCGCTGCATGGCGGTCTTGCTGGCGAGGGCCTCCATGCAGCCCTTCGAGCCGCAGCCGCAGCGGGAGCCGCCGGCCTTGACGATCATGTGCCCGATCTCGCCGGCGTTGGCCGTCGAGCCGGTGACGATCTCGCCCCCCATCACGACGCAGCCGCCGATCCCGGTGCCGACGAAGGCCGCGATCATGTCGCGGTAGCCCTTGGCCGCGCCCAGGCGGAACTCGGCGTAGCCGCCGACCCGCACGTCGTTCTGCACGAGCACCGGCCGGTCCAGATACGCCGACAGCTCCGGGCCGATGGGATAGTTCCTCACGCTCAGGTTGGCGCTGAAGAGGATCACCCCGGACTTCACGTCGAGCGGCCCGGGCGACCCGATCCCCGCGGCCGCGATGTCGCCCCGGGCGACGCCCGAGGCCGCGATCGCCTCGTCGACGCACGCCTTCATCGTCTCCAGGATCGCCGGGCCGCCTTCCTTCGCGGGCGTGTTCCGCTTGCCGCGGCCCAGGATGACGTGATCCGCGCCGACCACGGCGGCCAGGATCTTCGTCCCGCCCAGGTCCACCCCGACAACCGGCGCCCCATCCCCCTGCCCTGCCATGGAAGGCACTCCCCGTCGTGTGCGAGCGCCGCGCCCGACCGTCGCGGCCGCCGACCTTCGCCACCAAGAGTCTAACCGCGCGGGCCGCGCCTTGGTATGGACGATCCCCCGGAGGGGCCCCGCGCCCCGCGACGCCGCCGCGGCCGCCGGGATCCCGTCGCCGGCCGCGCCTCAGGCCTTCAATCGGGCCAGCGCGTCGGCCCGCGTCTCGACGATCTCCAGGACCTTGGTCAGGTTCATGGTCTGGAAGATCTCCAGCAGGTACGCGCTGATGCCGAAGAAGACGACCCTGCCCTTGCGGCGATCGATGCGTCGCTTGATCGTGACGAGGAAGCCGATCTCCGAGCTGGCCAGGTAATTGACCTCGCTGAGGTCGATGGCGAACCGCGGATCCTCGCGGGCCTCGATCATCTTGTAGAGCCAGTCGCGCTGGGTCGTCTGCCAGTCGTAATTGGATTCGTCCGTCGGCTCGAAGACGATGATCAGGACGCCCCCGCCCTCGCTCGTCGTGAAGTTCAGCATGGGTAGATCCTCGCGAGCCGAGCGGCGAGAGGGATCGTGGCGAGCCGGCCGCCGGAGCCCCGCGCGGCCGGTCGATGGATTCTATCCGGATCGAGGCCGGGCAGAAATCCAAATCGGAACGCTTCCGATCTCCCCGGGGGCCTCGCCGGCCGCATCCGCAACTCTCGGGAGGCCATCCCGAGGCGTCGTCCGCGGCGCATCACACCCGCCGGGCCCGCCGGCCAGGCCACGCCATCGACCGCGTCCCGGGTCAGGGGCGTGGGCCGTGGGTCGGGCTCAACGAGCGTGGAGCTCGATCTGCTTGCGGGCCTCCTCGGCGACGCGGTCGGCGGTGAAGCCGAACTCCTTGAGGAGGTCCTTGAGGGGCGCGGAGGCGCCGTAGGTCCGCATGCCGATGGTCGCGCCGCGGGCCCCCACGTACTTGGCCCAGCCGAACGAGCTGGCCTGCTCGACCGACACCCGGGCCATGACGTCCGGGGGCAGGACGCTGTCGCGGTAGGCCTGGTCCTGGTCCTCGAAGAGCTCCCAGCAGGGGAAGCTGACGACGCGGGCCTTGACGCCCTCCTTCGTCAGCGTCTCGTAGGCCTCCACGCAGAGCGAGACCTCGCTGCCGGTGCCCATGAGGATCACGTCGGGCTTGCCGTCCGGCGCGTCGGCCAGGACGTAGGCGCCCTTCGCCAGTCCCGAGGCCGCGGCGTACTTCGAGCGGTCGAGCGTGGGGAGGTTCTGGCGGCTCAGGATGAAGGCCGCCGGCTTGTGCTTCTGCGGGATGACGACGCGCCAGGCCTCGGCCACCTCGTTGGCGTCGCAGGGGCGGATCACCATCAGGCCGGGCGTCGCCCGCAGCGACGGGAGCTGCTCGATCGGCTGGTGCGTCGGCCCGTCCTCGCCGACGCCGATCGAGTCGTGCGTGAACACGTAGATGACAGGCAGCTCCATGATGGCCGCCAGGCGGATGGGCGTCTTGCCGTAGTCGCTGAAGATCAGGAAGCCGGAGCCGTACGGGCGGACCTTCACCGTGGCCATGCCGTTGAGGATGGCCCCCATGGCGTGCTCGCGGATGCCGAAGTGCATGTTCCGGCCGCCGTAGCTGCCGGCCTCGAAGCTGTCCACGTTCTTGAGCAAGGTCTTGGTGGAGGGCGCGAGGTCCGCCGCGCCGCCGATCAGCCAGGGCAGGTTCTTGGCGACCGCGTTGAGGACCTCGCCGGAGGTGTTCCGCGAG from Aquisphaera giovannonii includes these protein-coding regions:
- a CDS encoding ATP-binding protein, with amino-acid sequence MRGHPGRNTATHDLRLRVDALEHLPVRAATARHVLAEVAPADEDGPTRPAAKPGRSPADLDPGWVLGEASGRAEPDPLRLVSERAWWPVAHASGARGEAFQLLWRHSIAVSLAARTIARERGEPDPVRYQRAGMLHGLALWAVAAADPDWLVRWLGEPDRRARGELERSHLGTDLPDLGRRLAERWGCEPDVVDAAWLHDPSSGPFADAASDPGRLAIIREAYLRAEGTPWSLSDASRREAMPQEPHLRILVAEVQSRCGSLFASADATPHEEALARRHARALLRLRAAERLCASQGRLLHAISTSGPVETPESWAARAGTIWCAEPEVSTARVSWEPATPRGSAGAARPEGSCPEPTSPARPPSARLSLGRGAGPTAEVELWCDPAQPGIDERLAGSVLVGAWESWASAVASRAEAERKLQAVVASARDHVADEALRLQAAKLDALAEFAAGAGHELNNPLAVIVGRAQLLLARSPDAESSRSLGIILNQAQRTHRILRDLMSVARPQPPRYRACRPSELLRLGVEGVREECEALGIRLHADVEAADAPAWADPEILTQLADSLLKNAIQATPPGGEIAVRARLKEGELRLTVADTGRGISGQDAQHLLDPFYCGRQAGRGLGLGLARAARSLELIGGALTWTSSPGQGSTFAVRLPLRNVPDEPAERARSERVA
- a CDS encoding ROK family protein; translation: MAGQGDGAPVVGVDLGGTKILAAVVGADHVILGRGKRNTPAKEGGPAILETMKACVDEAIAASGVARGDIAAAGIGSPGPLDVKSGVILFSANLSVRNYPIGPELSAYLDRPVLVQNDVRVGGYAEFRLGAAKGYRDMIAAFVGTGIGGCVVMGGEIVTGSTANAGEIGHMIVKAGGSRCGCGSKGCMEALASKTAMQRRIAKAIRKGTPTVLKDKIARKGRLKSGDLAEAVAAKDPVAVKAVQRAAHYLGLGLGGLVNVLGPEIVVIGGGVVNAMGDPWVDHVRNVARAQIITDTSSTIRIERAALGDDAGVLGASLLAREHFFRG
- a CDS encoding STAS domain-containing protein; translated protein: MLNFTTSEGGGVLIIVFEPTDESNYDWQTTQRDWLYKMIEAREDPRFAIDLSEVNYLASSEIGFLVTIKRRIDRRKGRVVFFGISAYLLEIFQTMNLTKVLEIVETRADALARLKA